A genomic window from Sphingobacterium spiritivorum includes:
- a CDS encoding helix-turn-helix domain-containing protein, producing the protein MVQQYIDRETLRVIRHNLWKIAKAKEITLEDIEDRTGFSYSQVYRIMRGDNNMSVSGLMAVCRALEIQPVQLFDFKLDIPPHLPTRRNRK; encoded by the coding sequence ATGGTACAACAATATATTGATAGAGAAACATTAAGAGTAATTCGTCATAATCTTTGGAAGATTGCTAAAGCGAAAGAAATCACACTCGAAGATATAGAGGACCGAACCGGATTCAGTTACAGTCAGGTATACCGAATAATGAGAGGTGATAACAATATGTCTGTCAGCGGACTGATGGCTGTTTGCCGGGCATTAGAAATTCAGCCAGTCCAGCTTTTTGATTTCAAACTGGATATACCCCCTCATCTTCCTACACGCAGAAACAGAAAATAG
- a CDS encoding flavohemoglobin expression-modulating QEGLA motif protein — MEQAKSIQKAIQAIKQKEPVHIQFAGDGKLVFKRINPFLLVYRIPESGKDQMISALAKSEVSFLIGKEKDINFQSIVQPVVRQLIEEFGSCLLIEIWREEDLEQDIAIHLSQKTALNIAEKLRKSLQSSDDPYIHLNIDLQKETKFPKPSGTEPLVDPQAPEFKQLLGLGLSIKPRYIDPHTGKPYPLILRSYRDTFSRSIRKSFLEFIRMHTSMKVSQFKMLGTTELQPLVWEIDRALAQESQRFDFLLLVSPINSHEAWLQFRKDKFMKTPRFQYRPMPIDPELVKRNLYNLRIEDLDDPTIAYLFRDKRKELDAMMTMLMDRGNTGFLHGSLQIFGNVDDKLLETAKAILVVYGGVNKSANTNTEMLNAQEFAKLAREELRFLQHQLPTLESGVRVREDISGIMVNRGILNISTHYRIEKSRALALLQHEVGTHIVTYFNGKSQPFKLFSLGVPGYEQLQEGMAVFSEFMVGGLTPERLRILAARVVAVHHMLAGNTFVDTFFLLVEDYEFDEETAFHMTSRVYRGGGLTKDALYLKGLLGIIEYIRQGRNLSALTVGKIREDYIPIVEELTQRGLLLAPVLKPRYLSEPYLHNISAITQGGNIFNLSKF; from the coding sequence ATGGAACAGGCTAAATCAATACAGAAAGCTATTCAGGCGATCAAACAAAAGGAGCCTGTACACATTCAGTTTGCCGGAGACGGCAAACTGGTTTTCAAACGGATCAATCCTTTTCTGCTGGTATACCGTATACCTGAATCCGGGAAAGATCAGATGATATCAGCTCTGGCCAAATCTGAGGTTTCGTTTTTAATTGGCAAAGAAAAAGACATTAATTTTCAGAGCATAGTGCAGCCTGTCGTGCGTCAGCTTATAGAAGAATTCGGCTCCTGCCTGCTTATCGAAATCTGGAGAGAAGAAGATCTGGAACAGGATATTGCCATTCATCTGTCTCAAAAGACTGCTCTTAATATTGCAGAAAAACTTCGTAAAAGCCTGCAGAGTAGCGATGATCCGTATATCCATCTCAACATAGATCTTCAAAAGGAAACGAAATTCCCAAAACCGTCAGGTACTGAACCGCTGGTCGATCCTCAGGCTCCGGAATTCAAACAATTGCTGGGACTTGGCCTGAGTATTAAACCGAGATATATAGACCCGCATACAGGCAAACCCTATCCTTTGATTCTGCGAAGCTACCGCGATACGTTTTCCAGAAGTATACGAAAGAGTTTTCTGGAATTTATACGCATGCACACTTCGATGAAAGTTTCCCAGTTTAAGATGCTGGGAACTACGGAGTTGCAACCTCTGGTATGGGAGATTGATCGCGCTTTAGCACAGGAAAGTCAGCGGTTTGATTTCTTATTACTTGTCAGTCCTATCAATTCACATGAGGCTTGGTTGCAATTCAGAAAAGATAAATTTATGAAAACGCCCCGGTTTCAGTATCGTCCTATGCCGATAGATCCTGAACTGGTAAAGCGAAATCTGTATAATCTGCGTATAGAAGATCTGGATGATCCGACGATTGCTTATCTGTTTCGTGATAAACGAAAAGAACTGGATGCTATGATGACCATGCTCATGGATAGAGGCAATACCGGATTCTTACATGGCAGTCTGCAGATATTCGGCAACGTGGATGATAAATTGCTGGAAACGGCAAAGGCTATTTTGGTTGTTTACGGAGGAGTCAACAAATCCGCAAATACAAATACCGAAATGCTGAATGCGCAGGAATTTGCAAAACTGGCGAGGGAAGAACTTCGCTTTTTGCAGCATCAACTTCCAACTTTGGAAAGCGGAGTTCGGGTACGGGAGGACATTTCCGGTATCATGGTCAATCGGGGAATACTTAATATCAGCACCCACTACCGTATAGAAAAATCACGCGCACTAGCTCTTCTGCAGCATGAAGTAGGGACGCATATCGTCACCTATTTCAACGGGAAATCTCAACCCTTCAAATTATTCAGTCTGGGTGTACCCGGTTATGAGCAGCTTCAGGAGGGGATGGCCGTCTTTTCCGAATTTATGGTCGGCGGACTGACTCCGGAAAGACTTCGTATTCTGGCTGCGCGGGTGGTAGCCGTACATCATATGCTTGCCGGAAATACATTTGTTGATACGTTCTTTCTACTTGTCGAAGATTATGAGTTTGATGAGGAAACAGCTTTTCATATGACGAGCCGGGTGTACCGCGGTGGTGGCCTTACAAAGGATGCCCTCTATCTCAAAGGATTATTGGGTATTATCGAATATATACGTCAGGGACGGAATCTGTCAGCACTGACTGTAGGTAAAATAAGGGAAGATTATATCCCTATTGTAGAGGAACTGACTCAGCGCGGTCTGCTCCTTGCCCCTGTTCTCAAACCCCGGTATCTTTCAGAACCGTATCTTCACAATATCAGTGCTATCACACAGGGCGGGAATATCTTCAACCTTTCTAAGTTCTAA
- a CDS encoding HopJ type III effector protein, whose amino-acid sequence MEELLAQLSARQATFADVLAYIAVRYDYTPAAFQNGLQYNAATENQGSAKVFAFAQDQELSQDQTLTLFAEHYAAVLETPEGTDHQNIRQFMINGWEGIRFEGEALKLK is encoded by the coding sequence ATGGAAGAATTACTTGCTCAATTGTCTGCCAGACAAGCAACATTTGCCGATGTACTGGCTTACATCGCTGTTCGCTATGATTATACACCTGCAGCTTTTCAAAACGGACTGCAATATAATGCTGCAACCGAGAATCAGGGAAGTGCGAAAGTATTTGCATTTGCTCAGGATCAGGAGCTTAGCCAAGACCAGACATTGACGTTATTTGCAGAACATTATGCCGCTGTACTGGAAACACCTGAAGGTACTGACCATCAGAATATCCGACAGTTTATGATTAATGGCTGGGAGGGTATCCGTTTTGAGGGAGAGGCCTTGAAATTGAAATAA
- a CDS encoding DinB family protein, translated as MLIDTLQTLFERDLQKLRIEILLYKHEENLWIAEKGIANSAGNLCLHLIGNLNTYIGAEIGKTGYIRHRELEFSLRDIPRAELIRHLDDTITTVRDSLNALSESDLDKEYPILVFDQKTSVMYFLIHLTTHLAYHLGQINYHRRLLDGWD; from the coding sequence ATGCTTATAGATACCTTGCAGACACTATTTGAGCGGGATCTTCAAAAATTAAGAATAGAGATTCTCCTGTATAAACATGAAGAAAACCTTTGGATCGCAGAAAAAGGAATTGCAAACTCTGCCGGAAACTTATGTCTCCACCTTATCGGAAATTTAAATACATACATAGGTGCTGAAATAGGCAAAACCGGATATATACGTCATCGTGAACTGGAGTTCTCTCTGCGGGATATTCCAAGAGCTGAACTCATACGCCATCTGGATGATACGATAACGACAGTTCGCGATTCGCTGAATGCATTATCTGAATCCGATCTAGATAAGGAATATCCGATATTGGTATTTGATCAAAAGACATCAGTAATGTATTTTTTAATACACCTTACCACTCATCTGGCTTATCATCTCGGACAGATCAACTACCACCGAAGATTACTGGATGGTTGGGATTAA
- a CDS encoding PKD-like family lipoprotein codes for MKKYSSILLGICYLLIAGCSKDKGNYDLVPINQISIDDQVTGTIPVFQYDNLKLTPRLEQTMAVDEDKLVYSWLAYAEANPKTSYPISNTKNLDVKIELLPGNYIILYTVKDTQTGVLFFKEYKIAVSTRLSEGWMILEDISNGKQEISMINASDEVFHNLYQTANNGQSLPDNAHTIRVVNSGRGNAQRIFVLADNNAIEINYAGFKKIDEMKDWFFSMPSVVNVQNYSYGKLGAVAFVVNDSELYSLSLMSGEDPIYKFGAPIKGDWKISPYIFPFTFGDYALLYDVKNQRFLAHSYASISSLSNPPGSAFDPGNVGKEMVFGGAGSSFGSYYNCLMKNNNENKFFVYTVDASAFTDVIAVEQYEVEDAAELQNASLFAFSGMFPHMYYAVNNKIYLLDIPAQKSRLAYSFPAGTEITAIKLKQSTSLVVDYPDDNKQFVAATYQGGEGKIYKFDISNTGDFEGDTYAKEYTGFKKIKYLEYKNKK; via the coding sequence ATGAAAAAATATAGCAGTATACTTTTGGGAATATGCTACCTGTTAATTGCAGGCTGTTCCAAAGATAAAGGCAACTATGATTTGGTTCCCATCAATCAGATCAGTATCGATGATCAGGTAACAGGAACTATTCCTGTCTTTCAATATGATAATCTGAAACTAACACCCAGATTGGAACAAACTATGGCTGTGGATGAGGATAAACTTGTCTATTCCTGGCTGGCATATGCTGAAGCCAATCCAAAAACTTCTTATCCTATCAGTAATACAAAAAATCTTGATGTGAAAATAGAATTGTTGCCAGGTAATTATATCATACTTTACACGGTCAAGGATACACAGACTGGAGTGCTGTTTTTCAAAGAATACAAAATAGCGGTTAGCACCAGACTGAGTGAAGGCTGGATGATATTGGAGGATATATCGAACGGAAAACAGGAAATCTCTATGATTAATGCGAGTGATGAAGTGTTTCATAACCTTTATCAAACGGCTAACAATGGTCAGAGTTTACCTGATAATGCACATACCATAAGGGTCGTAAATTCAGGGCGTGGCAATGCACAACGTATATTTGTACTGGCTGATAATAATGCAATTGAAATTAATTATGCAGGGTTTAAAAAAATAGACGAAATGAAAGACTGGTTTTTCTCTATGCCATCTGTTGTTAATGTTCAAAATTACAGTTATGGTAAGTTAGGAGCCGTAGCCTTTGTTGTAAATGATAGTGAGTTATATTCGTTAAGTCTAATGAGTGGTGAAGACCCGATTTATAAATTTGGGGCTCCTATAAAGGGGGATTGGAAAATATCACCCTATATTTTCCCGTTCACATTTGGGGACTATGCACTGTTGTATGATGTTAAGAATCAGAGGTTTTTGGCTCATTCTTACGCATCTATATCTTCCCTTTCTAATCCGCCGGGCTCTGCTTTTGATCCTGGAAATGTTGGTAAAGAAATGGTTTTTGGAGGAGCAGGCTCGAGCTTTGGTAGTTATTATAACTGCCTGATGAAGAATAATAACGAGAATAAGTTCTTTGTATATACGGTAGATGCCAGTGCTTTTACTGATGTTATTGCAGTGGAACAATATGAAGTTGAAGACGCAGCTGAACTACAGAATGCCAGTCTTTTTGCCTTTTCCGGAATGTTTCCGCATATGTATTATGCGGTGAACAATAAAATTTACCTGTTGGATATACCTGCTCAGAAATCAAGATTGGCATATAGTTTTCCCGCAGGTACGGAGATAACGGCTATTAAACTGAAACAGTCAACAAGCCTTGTAGTTGACTATCCTGATGATAATAAGCAGTTTGTAGCAGCTACCTATCAGGGCGGAGAAGGTAAAATATACAAATTTGACATTAGCAATACAGGCGATTTTGAAGGTGATACCTATGCAAAGGAATATACCGGGTTTAAGAAAATTAAATACCTTGAATATAAAAATAAGAAATGA
- a CDS encoding FadR/GntR family transcriptional regulator, with protein sequence MIKQKERLSDQVYKRIKEDIQHGLYVAGHKIPSESELMDIYKVGRSTIREAINSLASSGILLVKRGDGTYVRQLSEESAIDEHLRTANFEEVNDARRLLEAELVRRACISATIPQLNKVAHYLQLRKEAILTEDKSACIHADIQFHLHIASAANHHVFFILYQNFTHLISNFFQEREPRGISYFAMSHHLHEQLFEAIKAKDEQQALHVLASILTNNHSS encoded by the coding sequence ATGATAAAACAAAAAGAAAGACTATCAGATCAAGTCTATAAGCGCATCAAAGAAGATATACAGCATGGTCTGTATGTGGCCGGACATAAGATTCCCAGTGAGAGTGAATTAATGGATATCTATAAAGTGGGACGCTCTACCATAAGGGAAGCTATCAATTCCTTAGCCAGCTCGGGTATACTGTTGGTCAAACGAGGTGACGGAACTTACGTTCGACAGCTATCAGAAGAGTCTGCTATCGATGAACATTTACGGACGGCAAATTTTGAAGAAGTAAATGATGCCCGCAGGCTTTTAGAAGCTGAACTCGTGCGCAGAGCCTGTATTTCTGCTACCATACCGCAACTCAATAAGGTAGCACATTACCTGCAACTCCGGAAAGAGGCTATCCTCACGGAAGATAAATCCGCCTGTATCCATGCTGACATACAATTTCATCTGCACATTGCGTCAGCTGCTAATCATCATGTATTCTTTATTTTATACCAGAATTTCACACATCTAATTTCTAATTTCTTTCAGGAACGTGAACCTCGCGGAATCAGCTACTTTGCGATGAGTCATCATCTGCACGAACAGTTGTTTGAGGCGATTAAAGCTAAGGATGAGCAACAGGCTCTTCATGTATTGGCTAGCATCCTGACTAATAATCATTCATCATGA
- a CDS encoding DUF1634 domain-containing protein, with product MKKIFSKDYWADQDIEILVGQILRIGVISASIVVIIGGIVYLIAHGQQLVPDYQHFVGEGEVNTTISGILEGVGKFQAPQIIQFGVVILIATPVLRIICSLFGFVLERDRLYIIITCIVLAIITFSILGGVKG from the coding sequence ATGAAAAAAATATTTTCTAAAGACTACTGGGCAGATCAGGATATTGAGATTCTGGTAGGTCAGATATTAAGAATCGGTGTTATTTCCGCCTCAATAGTAGTGATCATCGGAGGTATTGTTTACCTTATTGCTCACGGGCAACAACTGGTACCGGACTATCAGCATTTTGTTGGTGAAGGGGAAGTCAATACTACAATAAGTGGTATTCTGGAAGGTGTAGGCAAATTTCAGGCACCGCAGATCATTCAGTTTGGTGTTGTCATTCTTATTGCTACCCCTGTATTACGGATTATCTGTTCACTTTTTGGATTTGTTCTGGAAAGAGATCGTCTGTATATTATTATTACCTGTATTGTACTGGCTATTATCACCTTCAGTATACTAGGAGGAGTCAAAGGATAG
- a CDS encoding sulfite exporter TauE/SafE family protein produces the protein MTILIFSLILLLGAYFAGLLGSLTGLGGGVIVIPLLTLYFHVDIRYAIGAALLASIATSSGAATAYVKEGITNIRLGMFLEIATTLGAVIGALVAIYTPTNTIAVIFGVVLIFSAAMTLRKKNESALTEGSKLAEKLKLNNDYPVNGKSVSYKLTNVAGGFSIMTLAGVISGLLGIGSGALKVLAMDGAMRIPFKVSTTTSNFMIGVTAAASAVVYLQRGYMDPGIAFPVILGVLAGAFTGSKLLTRINPKVLRIIFAVAITLVAIEMIYNGLNHQF, from the coding sequence ATGACCATCCTTATCTTTTCACTTATCCTGCTTTTGGGAGCTTACTTTGCCGGTCTTTTGGGATCACTGACCGGATTAGGAGGAGGCGTTATTGTTATCCCTCTGCTTACACTATATTTTCATGTAGATATCCGGTATGCCATTGGTGCAGCTCTACTCGCCTCTATTGCTACGTCATCCGGTGCAGCTACGGCATATGTAAAGGAGGGTATTACAAATATCCGTCTCGGAATGTTTCTGGAAATCGCTACGACGCTGGGAGCTGTGATCGGAGCACTTGTAGCGATCTATACCCCCACAAATACTATTGCAGTTATATTTGGTGTCGTACTCATTTTTTCAGCTGCTATGACTTTAAGAAAGAAAAACGAGAGCGCACTTACAGAAGGCAGTAAACTGGCTGAAAAGCTCAAGCTCAACAACGATTACCCTGTTAATGGCAAAAGTGTATCTTACAAGCTGACGAATGTAGCCGGAGGTTTTTCTATTATGACACTTGCAGGCGTGATATCCGGACTGCTGGGTATTGGTTCGGGCGCATTGAAAGTCCTGGCTATGGACGGAGCTATGCGTATACCATTTAAAGTGAGTACGACAACCAGCAATTTTATGATAGGTGTAACTGCAGCAGCCTCGGCCGTTGTATATCTGCAAAGAGGATATATGGATCCGGGAATCGCTTTTCCTGTGATACTGGGTGTACTCGCCGGAGCATTTACAGGCTCGAAGTTACTGACCAGAATCAATCCAAAAGTATTACGGATCATCTTTGCGGTAGCCATCACACTGGTCGCTATCGAAATGATCTACAACGGTCTTAATCATCAATTCTAA
- a CDS encoding ATP-grasp domain-containing protein, translating into MKIAFVINQTHKEEASFTTTLLALRALQRGHDICYIGLADFVYLEEERVAAHARSVAPSPDIKDTKQLLDILRSTAKLRIEMDHIDVMWLRFDPVLDMIGRPWAATMGLQFAQLAQKQNVLVINDPHALIDAENKLYLENFPEEVRPKTMVTRSYEDVLQFFEEQDQHIILKPLKGSGGKNVFMVNKNEVKNLKQIVEVICRDGYLIAQEYLPEAQKGDIRFFLLDGEPVVVNGKYASVNRVQQAGEIRSNIHQGAKAQVAHITPEILTLVGKVSEKLKHDGMYFVGLDIVGNKIMEINVFSPGALPQASALNEEDYTTVIIENLEKKVSLNKRN; encoded by the coding sequence ATGAAAATCGCATTTGTTATTAATCAAACACACAAAGAAGAGGCAAGCTTCACGACCACCTTGCTGGCATTACGGGCTTTGCAGCGCGGGCATGACATCTGCTATATCGGATTGGCAGATTTTGTTTATCTGGAAGAAGAAAGAGTCGCTGCTCATGCCAGATCTGTAGCTCCTTCACCGGATATCAAAGACACTAAGCAACTTTTGGATATCCTGCGTTCTACCGCCAAACTACGGATCGAGATGGACCATATTGATGTCATGTGGTTGAGATTTGACCCGGTACTGGATATGATCGGCAGGCCGTGGGCCGCTACTATGGGACTTCAGTTTGCACAGCTTGCTCAAAAACAGAATGTCCTGGTCATCAACGATCCTCATGCATTGATTGATGCAGAAAACAAGTTGTATCTGGAAAACTTCCCGGAAGAAGTGAGACCCAAAACGATGGTAACCAGAAGCTATGAAGACGTATTGCAGTTTTTTGAGGAGCAGGATCAGCATATCATTCTCAAGCCCCTGAAAGGTTCCGGTGGAAAGAATGTATTTATGGTGAATAAGAATGAAGTCAAAAATCTGAAACAGATCGTTGAAGTAATCTGCAGAGACGGATATCTCATCGCCCAGGAATATCTGCCGGAAGCTCAGAAAGGAGATATACGTTTTTTCCTGCTGGATGGCGAACCTGTAGTTGTTAACGGTAAATATGCAAGTGTCAATCGCGTACAGCAGGCTGGAGAAATACGAAGCAACATTCATCAGGGAGCTAAAGCACAGGTTGCACATATCACTCCCGAGATCCTGACACTGGTCGGAAAAGTATCTGAAAAATTAAAACATGACGGCATGTACTTTGTCGGACTGGATATCGTTGGCAATAAGATCATGGAGATAAATGTATTCAGTCCAGGTGCATTGCCTCAGGCTTCAGCTCTTAATGAAGAGGATTACACAACTGTTATTATTGAAAATCTGGAGAAAAAGGTATCTTTAAATAAAAGAAATTAA
- a CDS encoding DUF4843 domain-containing protein — translation MKKYTYLIIGLLCLVSAACQKDKLMSFDQKPMVYIYKTSQSWVQSFYTNDSVTYSFAVRPDNTQNDTILIPLRIMGDVVNYDRKVNYELMNSSLADKESYQLLPAVIKAGKFDGHIQVLVKKATSLKEKESRLWVKIIASEDFEPGIVNQLTYLIKINNYLSRPATWTDDYLGKYSNTKYDFIIENTGYISFNEFNESEMFFITQTCKNALLEYESQNNSPLMDEYNEPVVFP, via the coding sequence ATGAAAAAATATACATATCTGATTATTGGCTTGCTTTGTTTAGTAAGTGCAGCCTGTCAAAAGGATAAATTGATGTCCTTTGATCAAAAACCAATGGTATATATCTATAAGACTAGTCAGTCATGGGTGCAGAGCTTTTACACAAATGACAGCGTTACTTACTCTTTTGCTGTACGGCCGGATAATACGCAAAACGATACCATTCTAATCCCGCTCAGAATTATGGGGGATGTAGTAAATTATGACCGCAAAGTAAATTACGAATTAATGAACAGCTCTTTGGCTGATAAGGAAAGTTATCAGTTGTTACCGGCAGTAATTAAAGCCGGTAAATTTGATGGTCATATACAGGTATTGGTAAAGAAAGCTACTTCACTCAAAGAAAAGGAAAGCAGACTATGGGTAAAAATAATAGCTTCAGAAGATTTTGAACCCGGCATAGTCAACCAGCTTACTTATCTGATTAAGATTAATAATTACCTTTCCAGACCTGCAACATGGACCGATGACTATCTTGGAAAGTATAGTAATACCAAATATGACTTTATTATAGAAAATACAGGATATATCAGCTTTAATGAGTTTAATGAAAGTGAAATGTTTTTTATTACACAAACCTGTAAAAACGCTTTATTGGAATACGAGTCTCAAAATAATAGCCCGCTAATGGATGAATATAATGAACCTGTAGTGTTCCCCTAA
- a CDS encoding TlpA family protein disulfide reductase gives MIKKFLNAAVLVSMSVCLFGQQKANPVQIKGELKYKADNVRLFKVSEGRIIEIANSTVAKSGRFGFLFFPDYEGIYVLGTGNENQQMDNYKFYLKGEDQLDITLMDTTYLLNGTSNSKENTIMKQWFDFTNSLFQKSINFMKVQSTYIDYFPQQEAIIAKSRDFLVGKATGNIRFDKEIKTIMQMDLINYATFFISSSARTVHPKVEEYSPFYATLKTKELAVNTQKIYNYPYGQQVLSSLVWMNMEQDKVGSDGLVKAIEYIPNDTLKGDLVLEYLAQIKDYKRYKSVTDKYGKYLLTKTQKENYISLIAPLLTYDRGTDGFEFDFPDKNGNQISFSSLRGKIVLVDVWATWCGPCKAEFPYLKQLEKDIQGKPIQIVSISVDDNEDKEKWLEIIKKESLGGIQLFAGSKDNFSDYYKINTIPRFLVFDKNGKIVTVDAPRPSDPKLKELLLSEADK, from the coding sequence ATGATAAAAAAATTTTTAAATGCAGCTGTTTTAGTCTCGATGTCTGTGTGCCTCTTTGGACAACAAAAAGCCAATCCTGTGCAAATCAAAGGAGAATTGAAATATAAAGCAGATAATGTACGGTTGTTCAAAGTCAGCGAAGGCCGGATCATAGAAATTGCAAACAGTACAGTAGCAAAAAGCGGGAGGTTCGGCTTTCTGTTTTTTCCGGATTACGAAGGTATATATGTATTAGGGACAGGAAATGAAAATCAACAAATGGATAACTACAAGTTTTATCTGAAAGGGGAGGATCAGCTTGATATTACGTTGATGGATACGACCTACCTGCTTAACGGTACATCAAATTCAAAAGAAAATACGATTATGAAACAGTGGTTCGATTTTACTAATTCATTGTTTCAAAAATCCATCAATTTTATGAAAGTTCAGAGTACATATATTGACTATTTTCCACAACAGGAGGCCATAATAGCTAAATCTAGAGATTTTTTAGTAGGAAAAGCTACCGGTAATATCCGATTTGACAAGGAAATCAAAACCATTATGCAAATGGATCTGATCAACTATGCAACTTTTTTTATAAGCAGCAGCGCCAGAACGGTACATCCTAAAGTTGAAGAATACAGTCCTTTTTATGCTACATTAAAAACAAAAGAATTGGCTGTAAATACACAGAAAATATACAATTACCCTTATGGCCAACAGGTGCTCTCGTCCTTAGTCTGGATGAATATGGAGCAGGATAAAGTTGGTAGTGATGGTCTGGTCAAGGCAATCGAGTATATACCAAATGACACCTTAAAAGGAGATTTAGTGCTTGAATATCTAGCTCAGATCAAAGATTACAAAAGATATAAATCTGTTACTGATAAATATGGAAAATATTTGCTTACCAAAACACAAAAAGAAAATTACATTAGTCTTATAGCTCCTTTACTGACTTATGACCGGGGAACCGACGGTTTTGAGTTTGATTTTCCAGATAAGAATGGAAACCAGATTTCTTTTAGCAGTCTAAGAGGTAAAATAGTGTTGGTTGATGTCTGGGCAACCTGGTGTGGACCTTGTAAAGCAGAGTTTCCCTATTTAAAACAGCTTGAAAAAGATATTCAGGGTAAACCTATCCAGATAGTAAGCATTTCAGTAGATGACAATGAAGACAAAGAGAAATGGTTAGAAATAATTAAAAAAGAAAGTTTGGGTGGGATACAGCTATTTGCCGGATCAAAAGATAATTTTTCTGATTATTATAAAATAAATACTATTCCTCGTTTTCTGGTCTTCGATAAGAACGGAAAAATTGTTACTGTAGATGCTCCACGTCCTTCAGACCCTAAATTAAAAGAACTGTTACTTTCAGAAGCAGATAAATAA